A window of Halomonas sp. GFAJ-1 contains these coding sequences:
- a CDS encoding short-chain dehydrogenase, which produces MRHRVLLITGASSGIGAATARAAAREGYKLVLVARSTTKLTALAEELGPEKVLTCEVDVTDMAQQQAMVEQAIETFGRLDAVFANAGRGGSTGGFSGADHTAWQQMIMTNIYGVGLTLQACLPELKRCKGHVLLTGSAAGRTTIPGSMYSATKWAVTGIGYNLREELRGTGMRVTLIEPGMVNTPFFDEPPEYSLEDRDIANAVVYALSQPAHVDVNEILIRPTPPME; this is translated from the coding sequence ATGCGTCACCGCGTACTTTTGATCACAGGTGCCTCAAGCGGCATCGGTGCTGCTACCGCACGCGCAGCCGCACGTGAAGGTTACAAACTCGTACTTGTCGCCCGTTCAACCACTAAGTTAACAGCACTCGCTGAAGAGCTAGGCCCAGAAAAAGTCCTTACCTGCGAAGTGGATGTCACCGACATGGCCCAGCAGCAGGCGATGGTAGAGCAAGCCATTGAGACCTTTGGTCGGCTGGATGCCGTTTTTGCCAATGCCGGACGCGGCGGTTCTACCGGCGGCTTTAGCGGTGCTGATCACACTGCATGGCAACAGATGATCATGACTAACATCTACGGCGTAGGGCTAACCCTGCAAGCCTGCCTACCCGAGCTAAAACGCTGCAAGGGACACGTGCTTTTAACCGGTTCAGCAGCGGGACGCACCACCATTCCTGGCTCTATGTATAGCGCGACCAAATGGGCTGTTACAGGCATTGGTTACAACTTACGTGAGGAGCTGCGCGGCACTGGCATGCGCGTCACGTTGATAGAGCCAGGAATGGTGAATACGCCATTTTTCGATGAGCCACCTGAATATTCCCTTGAAGACCGTGATATTGCCAATGCCGTGGTTTATGCCCTCTCCCAGCCCGCCCATGTAGATGTTAACGAGATACTTATTCGCCCCACGCCGCCAATGGAATAA
- a CDS encoding patatin — MVQIKKLDLALQGGGSHGAYTWGVIDRLLEDDRIEIEGISGTSAGAMNGVVMADALTRGDKETARKALRDFWQAVSRAGMSSPIRRSPLDVLTGNWSLDHSPGYIAMDLMSRLVSPYQFNPLNINPLRDIVAEHIDFERVRRCEKLKLFVAATNVRTGKQRVFRREEMSVDAVMASACLPFVFQAVEIDGEAYWDGGYMGNPALFPLMEECSARDIMLVQINPISRDDVPTSASAIMNRLNEITFNASLIKEIRMIALLKSALEEQGIQNSYQQALFHRISGEHALEALSVSSKMNSEWAFLCHLFEQGRDAADRWLAEHFEALGNYSSLDIDAVYLNE, encoded by the coding sequence ATAGTGCAGATCAAAAAGCTAGATCTTGCCTTGCAAGGAGGCGGCTCCCACGGTGCTTACACCTGGGGTGTTATTGACCGCCTGTTAGAGGATGACCGCATTGAAATCGAGGGTATTAGTGGCACCAGCGCAGGCGCCATGAATGGTGTCGTAATGGCCGACGCCCTCACCCGTGGTGATAAAGAGACAGCGCGTAAAGCGCTCCGCGATTTTTGGCAGGCTGTTAGTCGTGCTGGCATGTCAAGCCCCATCCGCCGCTCCCCATTAGATGTACTCACTGGCAACTGGAGCCTAGATCACTCGCCTGGCTACATTGCAATGGATCTCATGAGCCGTCTGGTTTCGCCTTACCAATTTAACCCACTCAATATCAATCCACTGCGGGACATTGTGGCTGAGCACATCGATTTTGAGCGTGTCCGACGCTGCGAAAAGCTCAAATTATTTGTTGCCGCAACCAATGTACGCACGGGTAAACAGCGCGTGTTCCGGCGTGAAGAGATGAGCGTCGACGCCGTGATGGCGTCTGCCTGCCTCCCCTTTGTTTTTCAAGCAGTAGAAATAGACGGTGAAGCGTACTGGGATGGCGGTTACATGGGTAATCCAGCGCTTTTTCCATTAATGGAAGAGTGTAGTGCACGGGATATCATGCTGGTGCAGATTAACCCCATAAGCCGAGACGATGTTCCCACATCTGCTTCAGCTATTATGAATCGACTCAATGAAATCACCTTTAATGCGTCGCTAATAAAAGAGATCCGCATGATTGCGCTACTGAAAAGCGCTTTGGAAGAGCAAGGTATCCAGAATAGCTATCAGCAGGCACTGTTTCATCGTATTAGCGGCGAACACGCATTAGAAGCCCTTTCCGTATCCAGCAAAATGAACTCTGAGTGGGCTTTCCTCTGCCACCTGTTTGAACAGGGTCGTGACGCTGCCGATCGCTGGCTTGCTGAACACTTTGAGGCATTGGGTAATTACTCATCGCTGGATATCGACGCTGTGTACCTGAACGAATAA
- a CDS encoding LysR family transcriptional regulator, whose amino-acid sequence MSRVTLAQWQMLAAVVDHGGFARAAEAVHKSPSTLNHAVHKLEEQLGVQVLEPVGRQVRLTEAGELLLRRARQLIESADTLEDVASRLAAGLEAEVVVAIDQVFPAAAQAKALERFSETYPQVRVQLHESVLNGGIEMLYDGRADLVVSGIEAQGFLGEPLAFVRFVAVAHPKHPLHQLGRPLDLRDLSQHRQLVVRDSALRQSTNAGWLKAEQRWTVSHLNTSLDMLKRGLGFAWMPETRIVDDLRSGQLKRLPLAAGSIREVPVQMIFRDRDRAGPAAHAMAQALKQAVNEECPNDSIPSNETP is encoded by the coding sequence ATGTCTCGGGTAACACTTGCACAATGGCAGATGCTGGCCGCTGTGGTTGATCATGGTGGGTTTGCGCGTGCGGCAGAAGCCGTTCATAAAAGCCCTTCAACGCTTAACCATGCAGTACATAAATTAGAAGAGCAGCTAGGTGTACAGGTATTAGAGCCTGTGGGTAGGCAGGTTCGCCTTACAGAGGCGGGTGAGTTACTGCTGCGCCGCGCGCGCCAGTTAATCGAAAGCGCTGACACACTTGAAGATGTGGCATCGCGGTTAGCGGCTGGCTTGGAAGCCGAAGTCGTCGTGGCTATTGATCAGGTTTTTCCAGCGGCTGCTCAAGCCAAAGCGCTTGAGCGCTTTTCAGAAACCTATCCCCAGGTTCGTGTTCAGCTACATGAAAGCGTCCTCAATGGGGGGATCGAGATGCTCTACGATGGCCGGGCTGACTTGGTCGTATCGGGCATAGAAGCGCAGGGTTTTTTAGGAGAGCCCTTGGCATTCGTGCGATTTGTGGCCGTGGCTCACCCAAAGCACCCGCTTCATCAGCTAGGGCGCCCGCTGGATTTACGCGATTTATCACAGCACCGTCAACTGGTCGTGCGTGACTCCGCGTTGCGTCAATCAACGAACGCAGGATGGTTAAAAGCCGAGCAGCGCTGGACAGTGAGCCATCTTAATACCTCACTGGATATGCTTAAGCGAGGGCTGGGTTTTGCTTGGATGCCTGAAACCCGCATTGTGGATGATCTTAGGAGTGGGCAGTTAAAACGGCTGCCGCTTGCGGCAGGTAGTATTCGTGAAGTGCCGGTGCAGATGATTTTTCGAGACCGGGATCGGGCTGGCCCAGCCGCCCACGCGATGGCGCAAGCGCTGAAGCAGGCGGTCAACGAGGAGTGCCCTAACGATTCGATTCCCTCGAATGAAACGCCGTAA
- a CDS encoding peptidase M23, producing the protein MLRILHSLPRTHKLLLLPVATMVTVLGTQKLITTYNDLNQPNTPLESVLVPLPSDSAPGVPSLRQERAPVAEAIGRASRAIDATRDHIPLSDLAATEIIDLDIDLNVIASAEASTTSESPMAKLDDGALHMAVVLGTLSSGMLNIDASSVEIADATSYEDYGLFDDISFLEFELAAEEPFVPEWKTHIVESGETFAVLAQNKLGLGYSEVLALLEDLPDPRMLTHWRAGNSFDYQLDENQRLLSLRMMKNARDGVLLEREEEQYAVTTIERQGEPVQRLYAGSVSGSFARSAQATGLTSSSVTELTRLLEKKLDFRRDSRRGDRFQVLVESDMIGGETLDSRVLAVKYDGERMDLTVVRNATDNNFYTPEGNSLDPAFARYPFEGNYRLSSHFNPRRLHPVTGRVSPHNGTDFAMPIGTPIIAPANGRVERVGNHHAAGRYIVVRHDNGYRTRYLHLSRPLVSQGERVEMGERIALSGNTGRSTGPHLHYEVIVNNTPVNAMTVDLPENTSLSGDTLIAFQRHAEPVLAALESGETGPVNVAGYQREESSQ; encoded by the coding sequence ATGTTGCGAATCCTTCATTCGCTGCCCCGCACGCATAAATTATTACTGTTACCCGTGGCCACTATGGTCACTGTGCTGGGCACACAAAAGCTAATAACGACTTACAATGACTTGAACCAGCCTAACACCCCACTGGAGAGCGTATTAGTTCCGCTGCCCAGTGATTCTGCGCCGGGCGTACCATCGCTACGCCAAGAGAGAGCACCCGTTGCAGAAGCGATCGGCCGCGCCTCCCGCGCAATCGACGCGACCCGAGACCACATCCCGCTGAGCGACTTAGCCGCTACAGAAATTATCGACCTAGATATAGATCTGAACGTAATTGCTAGCGCTGAGGCATCGACGACCAGTGAAAGCCCCATGGCTAAATTGGATGACGGCGCTCTGCATATGGCTGTTGTACTAGGCACGCTGTCTAGTGGCATGCTCAATATCGACGCCTCTTCAGTCGAAATCGCTGATGCTACTTCCTACGAAGACTACGGCTTATTTGATGATATCTCTTTCCTCGAGTTCGAATTAGCAGCAGAAGAGCCCTTCGTTCCTGAGTGGAAAACGCACATTGTTGAGTCTGGTGAAACCTTCGCAGTACTCGCGCAAAATAAGCTAGGTCTTGGATATAGCGAAGTGCTAGCGCTGCTTGAGGATTTGCCCGACCCACGCATGCTAACTCACTGGCGCGCAGGTAATAGCTTCGATTATCAGCTGGACGAAAATCAGCGCCTGCTTTCACTACGCATGATGAAAAACGCCCGCGACGGCGTCTTATTAGAGCGTGAAGAAGAGCAGTACGCCGTTACCACAATCGAGCGCCAGGGCGAGCCTGTGCAGCGCCTCTACGCGGGCAGCGTAAGCGGTAGCTTTGCGCGCTCCGCTCAGGCAACCGGCCTAACCAGCAGTTCCGTTACCGAGCTTACTCGGTTGCTTGAAAAGAAACTCGATTTTCGTCGTGATAGCCGCCGGGGCGACCGTTTCCAGGTGCTCGTTGAGTCGGACATGATCGGCGGAGAAACGCTCGACTCCCGCGTACTGGCCGTTAAATACGACGGCGAGCGTATGGATTTAACGGTCGTGCGTAACGCCACCGACAATAATTTTTATACGCCGGAAGGCAACAGCCTGGATCCAGCTTTCGCCCGTTATCCGTTTGAAGGCAACTATCGCCTTAGCTCCCACTTTAACCCTCGCCGCTTGCACCCGGTGACTGGTCGCGTTAGCCCTCATAATGGAACCGACTTTGCGATGCCAATTGGCACGCCAATCATTGCACCTGCAAACGGTCGAGTTGAGCGCGTAGGCAACCACCACGCCGCAGGCCGCTATATTGTGGTTCGCCATGACAACGGATACCGGACACGTTATTTACACCTGTCTCGACCTCTCGTCAGCCAAGGTGAGCGTGTAGAAATGGGTGAGCGTATCGCCCTTTCCGGCAACACTGGGCGTAGCACCGGCCCTCACCTTCACTACGAAGTCATCGTCAATAATACGCCGGTTAACGCCATGACCGTGGACCTGCCTGAGAACACTAGCCTAAGCGGTGATACGCTGATTGCGTTCCAGCGCCACGCTGAGCCGGTACTTGCAGCACTTGAAAGTGGCGAGACAGGCCCCGTTAACGTAGCCGGTTACCAGCGTGAAGAGAGTAGCCAATAA
- a CDS encoding glutathione-dependent reductase, producing MGLLVNGEWVDQWYDTKKHGGEFVRESAQLRDWVGSSPEGAGQSYPAEPDRYHLYVSLACPWAHRTLIMRKLKGLEGLIGVSHVSPLMLDKGWTYHQDEGASGDPINNAEYHHQLYTLTDPNYTGRVTVPVLWDKKRSAIVNNESADLLRMLNRGFDALTGNDLDFYPEDLRSVIDEVNDDVYEHINNGVYKSGFATEQGVYEKHVHALFESLERIEKRLSEHRYLAGEWLTEADIRLFTTLIRFDAVYYGHFKCNFNRIEDYPSLANYVRELYQWPGVAETVNMDHIKRHYYYSHDTINPTRIVPAGPLLDFERPHDRERLPGQGIRRHG from the coding sequence ATGGGATTACTTGTTAACGGCGAATGGGTTGATCAGTGGTATGACACCAAAAAGCACGGCGGCGAATTTGTGCGCGAATCTGCCCAGTTGCGCGACTGGGTAGGAAGCTCCCCGGAAGGTGCTGGGCAGAGCTACCCGGCGGAGCCAGACCGCTATCATCTTTATGTGTCGTTAGCTTGCCCATGGGCACACCGCACGCTGATTATGCGTAAGCTGAAAGGCCTTGAAGGGCTGATTGGTGTTTCTCATGTTAGCCCATTAATGCTCGATAAAGGCTGGACGTATCACCAAGATGAGGGCGCCAGTGGCGACCCGATTAATAACGCAGAATACCATCATCAGCTTTATACGCTGACCGACCCAAACTATACCGGGCGAGTGACGGTGCCTGTCCTATGGGATAAAAAGCGCAGCGCGATCGTCAATAACGAGTCGGCTGACCTGTTACGTATGCTTAATCGTGGATTTGATGCGCTAACCGGCAACGATTTAGATTTTTACCCGGAAGATCTTCGCAGCGTTATTGATGAGGTCAATGATGATGTCTACGAGCATATTAATAACGGTGTGTACAAGTCAGGTTTTGCCACAGAGCAGGGCGTGTATGAAAAGCACGTGCACGCGCTGTTTGAATCCTTGGAGCGCATCGAAAAGCGGCTGAGCGAGCATCGCTATCTCGCCGGTGAGTGGCTGACCGAAGCTGATATTCGGCTCTTTACCACGTTAATCCGCTTTGATGCTGTCTATTACGGCCACTTCAAGTGTAACTTCAACCGTATTGAAGACTATCCTAGTTTGGCTAACTATGTGCGCGAGCTTTATCAATGGCCAGGCGTGGCGGAAACGGTCAACATGGATCATATCAAGCGCCACTACTATTACAGCCACGACACCATCAACCCAACTCGCATTGTGCCCGCTGGCCCGCTGCTCGATTTTGAGCGCCCCCATGATCGGGAGCGGCTTCCAGGGCAGGGCATCCGCCGCCACGGGTAA
- a CDS encoding peptidase has translation MNEKPLLRRWAMGAALCLALTQSPYALTTAYASSGNAPLQQALAQQLAETSHRLPVAAFYQHKEGEPAWQTKAAVEALVSALNSLESDGLTPRDYAAHTLLDDFHFSQQAGESAQARFELKATQSLLLALDHLGRGKVDPRDMETNWELPRPENRYSMLRVVHAVEDSDIERALTLARPTTPAYAQLREMLSQYRHLESQGSAPHLAGRETSLRRDDTGDDVAVLRQRLALWGDAGLLAADSSAYPMIGVQSSVRDPRHFDAELESAVKRFQRRHQLQADGIVGEQTRLALNTPVGSRIDQLRVNLERARWIGTNLTSEPQVWVDIAGYRLHYLRPNGERWDARVVVGTPRRETPIIHSSISHLTVNPSWTIPPTIMREDVLPRVRQDPSYLAQQNIQVLSHSGERLDADTIDWQRPGGVMLRQVAGRSNPLGRVVVRFPNNDMIYLHDTPATGLFQRQQRALSSGCVRVEGVLEFAQMLLQDSGSRHQLSSLMNSSASDRNVNLPQRIPVALHYLTAWPNAQGEVEFRDDIYRRDALLLSALAKTS, from the coding sequence ATGAACGAGAAGCCGCTACTAAGACGATGGGCGATGGGCGCAGCGCTATGTTTGGCGCTAACCCAATCGCCTTACGCGCTCACCACTGCTTATGCATCATCAGGTAATGCACCGCTGCAGCAAGCATTGGCGCAGCAGTTAGCTGAAACCAGTCACCGCCTACCTGTGGCGGCGTTCTATCAACACAAAGAGGGCGAGCCTGCGTGGCAAACAAAAGCGGCCGTTGAGGCATTAGTCAGTGCGCTAAATAGCCTTGAAAGTGATGGCTTAACCCCCAGAGATTACGCTGCGCATACGTTGCTCGACGATTTTCACTTTAGCCAGCAAGCGGGAGAGTCGGCCCAGGCGAGGTTTGAACTCAAGGCGACCCAGTCACTTCTTCTAGCGTTAGATCACCTTGGTCGTGGCAAGGTAGACCCGCGTGATATGGAAACCAACTGGGAACTGCCGCGTCCGGAAAACCGTTACTCCATGCTGCGTGTTGTACACGCGGTTGAGGACAGTGACATAGAGCGTGCCCTCACTTTAGCCCGTCCCACCACCCCCGCATATGCTCAGCTCCGCGAGATGCTAAGCCAGTATCGCCATCTCGAATCCCAAGGCAGTGCCCCCCATTTAGCCGGTAGAGAAACGTCGTTGCGCCGAGATGATACAGGTGACGATGTGGCCGTACTGCGCCAGCGGCTGGCGCTATGGGGAGATGCTGGCTTATTGGCTGCTGATAGCAGTGCGTATCCCATGATTGGGGTTCAGTCTTCCGTTCGTGACCCCCGCCACTTTGATGCTGAGCTTGAAAGCGCCGTTAAACGCTTCCAGCGACGTCACCAGCTGCAAGCCGATGGCATTGTGGGCGAGCAAACACGCTTAGCCCTGAACACACCGGTGGGCTCACGGATTGATCAATTGCGGGTGAATTTAGAGCGGGCGCGTTGGATTGGGACAAACCTCACGTCCGAGCCGCAGGTGTGGGTAGACATTGCTGGCTACCGTCTGCACTACCTCCGGCCTAACGGCGAGCGCTGGGATGCCCGGGTAGTGGTAGGTACCCCGCGGCGTGAAACGCCCATTATTCACTCTTCTATAAGCCACTTAACGGTTAACCCTAGCTGGACAATTCCCCCGACCATTATGCGTGAAGATGTCTTGCCCCGGGTGCGGCAGGATCCCAGCTATTTAGCGCAGCAGAATATTCAGGTATTAAGCCATAGTGGCGAGCGCCTAGATGCAGATACCATTGATTGGCAGCGCCCAGGCGGCGTTATGCTGCGCCAAGTGGCAGGTCGATCTAATCCCCTTGGCCGCGTGGTGGTCCGCTTCCCAAATAACGATATGATTTACCTTCACGATACACCGGCGACAGGCTTGTTTCAGCGGCAGCAGCGGGCGCTCAGCTCTGGCTGTGTGCGGGTGGAGGGCGTGTTAGAGTTTGCGCAAATGTTGCTGCAGGACAGCGGCAGCCGTCACCAGCTCTCTTCGCTGATGAACAGTAGCGCCAGTGACCGTAATGTTAATCTGCCACAGCGTATCCCGGTCGCGTTGCACTATCTCACGGCTTGGCCAAATGCCCAGGGGGAGGTGGAATTTCGTGATGATATTTACCGCCGGGATGCGCTGTTACTCAGTGCTTTGGCGAAAACTAGCTAG
- a CDS encoding MFS transporter — MDIRNKANRIRLLNFSTPQMRAFHFSWFAFHICFFGWFGIAPLMAVVREDLSLTQTQIGNTIIASVAITVIVRLLIGVLCDKLGPRKTYTGLLLLGSIPVMGIGFANSFETFLLARLAIGAIGASFVITQYHTTMMFAPNVVGTANATSAGWGNLGGGTTQILMPLIFAGLLMLGVSETLGWRLAMVVPGVVMFCTGIGYWLFTQDAPNGNFDALRARGELPEATGENGATQSFLAAAKDIRVWALFVVYGLCFGVELTINNIAAIYFFDHFDLTLATAGMIAGLFGLMNIFARTLGGIFSDLFAKHAGLKGRVRWLFIALICEGIALIAFSQMHILSLAIGIMLVFSLFVQMAEGATYGVVPFINKKALGAVAGIVGAGGNVGAVCAAFLFRNENISYQQGLFYLGLTVLVLASCVLLVRFSDATEAKEAQAYRDAVGEETGADALSLR; from the coding sequence ATGGATATTCGCAATAAAGCCAACCGAATTCGGCTGCTAAATTTCTCTACGCCGCAAATGCGCGCATTTCACTTTTCATGGTTCGCCTTCCATATCTGCTTTTTCGGCTGGTTTGGTATCGCCCCCCTCATGGCGGTCGTTCGAGAAGACCTATCGCTCACTCAAACCCAAATCGGCAATACCATTATTGCATCAGTCGCCATTACCGTGATTGTGCGCCTACTGATTGGCGTACTGTGCGACAAGTTAGGGCCACGTAAAACCTACACCGGGCTACTTCTGCTGGGCTCGATCCCCGTGATGGGCATTGGTTTTGCCAACAGTTTCGAAACGTTCCTGTTAGCCCGCTTGGCCATTGGCGCTATCGGTGCCTCGTTTGTTATTACCCAGTACCACACCACCATGATGTTTGCGCCTAATGTAGTGGGTACCGCCAATGCCACTAGCGCGGGATGGGGCAACTTAGGGGGTGGCACGACCCAAATTCTGATGCCACTGATATTCGCCGGCCTTTTAATGCTTGGCGTGAGCGAAACACTGGGATGGCGGCTTGCCATGGTGGTACCCGGCGTTGTGATGTTTTGCACCGGCATCGGCTACTGGCTTTTCACGCAAGATGCGCCGAACGGCAACTTTGACGCGCTACGCGCCCGGGGCGAGCTCCCCGAAGCCACGGGGGAAAACGGCGCAACTCAGAGCTTTTTAGCCGCGGCGAAAGATATTCGAGTATGGGCGTTATTTGTTGTCTACGGACTCTGTTTTGGGGTTGAGCTGACCATCAATAATATCGCGGCCATCTACTTCTTTGACCACTTCGATTTAACCCTTGCCACGGCGGGCATGATTGCTGGGCTTTTTGGCCTGATGAATATCTTCGCTCGCACCTTGGGTGGCATCTTTTCCGACTTATTTGCTAAACACGCAGGGTTGAAAGGCCGGGTACGCTGGTTATTCATTGCCTTAATTTGCGAAGGTATCGCGCTAATTGCCTTTTCACAAATGCACATATTAAGCCTAGCCATAGGCATCATGCTGGTGTTCAGCCTGTTTGTGCAGATGGCCGAAGGGGCCACTTACGGGGTAGTACCGTTTATCAATAAGAAAGCGCTAGGCGCTGTGGCGGGCATTGTGGGCGCAGGCGGTAATGTGGGCGCTGTTTGCGCTGCTTTTCTCTTTCGCAACGAAAATATCAGCTACCAACAAGGGCTTTTTTACCTAGGCCTTACCGTGTTAGTACTCGCCTCTTGCGTACTGCTGGTACGCTTTAGCGATGCTACGGAAGCTAAAGAGGCGCAGGCCTACCGTGACGCGGTAGGTGAAGAAACCGGCGCAGACGCCCTTTCACTGCGTTAA
- a CDS encoding response regulator receiver protein, giving the protein MSSAQQLLLTALRCDIDNLRHLATTSDIVGDISRFIHVLQRERGASTIYLVSKGKRFKTRRMAYLQESQEAEILMRQRLEALSHEAKPQAAARLLRRIATVWLALDELETLRCAIDTFAITPDSATQAFNHLISGLLAIVFEAADTAADVDVTKALVAIFHLMQGKELAGQERACGAYGFTHGHFDKAHRELLNQLVHDQQRCFNTFVEFANAEAQLLWQEAMSTRALCGINQLRDIACQRIRPSNNETAPLGETWYALTTLRIDTIKEIENSLNQQLTILCHRKIEQAQATLEQLKAQPCQHTPAPCEQLLALNDTYPLGELTASALTSPLGRSLIELTHAHSRRLQGLSDELENTRKALRERKLIERAKGLIMAHQEMTEEEAYRFLRKTSMDQSKSMADMAQSILDLSIVLTRKPETRTR; this is encoded by the coding sequence ATGTCTTCAGCCCAACAGTTACTCTTAACCGCCCTGCGTTGCGATATCGACAACCTGCGCCACTTGGCGACCACCTCAGACATCGTCGGTGATATTAGCCGGTTTATTCACGTCCTTCAGCGCGAACGAGGCGCCTCAACCATCTACCTCGTCTCAAAGGGAAAGCGCTTCAAAACCCGGCGCATGGCGTATTTGCAAGAGAGCCAAGAAGCTGAGATCTTAATGCGCCAGCGGCTTGAGGCCCTCAGTCACGAGGCCAAACCGCAAGCGGCCGCTCGTCTGCTTAGACGAATTGCAACGGTGTGGCTCGCACTCGACGAGCTTGAAACCTTGCGCTGCGCCATTGATACGTTTGCCATCACCCCCGACTCCGCTACCCAGGCCTTTAACCACTTAATTAGCGGCTTGCTCGCGATTGTGTTTGAAGCTGCAGACACTGCAGCAGACGTAGATGTTACCAAAGCGCTAGTGGCCATATTTCACTTAATGCAGGGGAAGGAGCTGGCAGGCCAAGAGCGAGCATGCGGCGCCTACGGTTTTACCCATGGACATTTTGATAAGGCCCATCGCGAGCTACTGAATCAGCTGGTGCATGATCAACAGCGCTGCTTCAATACTTTTGTAGAATTTGCCAATGCCGAGGCCCAGCTTCTCTGGCAAGAAGCGATGTCGACACGCGCGCTTTGTGGCATTAATCAGCTTCGCGATATTGCCTGCCAGCGCATCCGCCCTTCAAATAATGAAACGGCACCGCTGGGTGAAACCTGGTACGCATTGACAACGCTACGTATCGACACGATTAAGGAGATTGAGAATAGCCTCAACCAACAGTTAACCATTCTATGCCACCGCAAAATCGAACAGGCACAGGCTACCCTTGAACAGCTTAAAGCACAGCCTTGCCAGCACACTCCTGCCCCTTGTGAGCAGCTGCTAGCGTTAAACGACACCTACCCTTTAGGAGAGCTTACCGCCAGTGCATTAACCTCACCGCTTGGACGTTCGTTAATTGAACTAACCCATGCCCATTCACGCCGCTTACAAGGCCTTAGCGATGAGCTGGAAAACACCCGTAAAGCCTTACGTGAACGCAAACTGATTGAGCGGGCCAAAGGGCTCATTATGGCTCATCAGGAAATGACTGAAGAGGAGGCATACCGTTTTCTGCGTAAAACATCAATGGATCAAAGCAAAAGTATGGCCGACATGGCGCAATCAATTCTCGACCTTTCTATCGTGCTGACGCGAAAACCGGAAACCCGCACGCGCTGA
- a CDS encoding chemotaxis protein, with amino-acid sequence MFAFMRPYQTIRRLEQEVTDLQGQLDAERVSHSCRALSLMTPVESLSMLQAKGADMLASISQGMEAHAGQLAAERATLADMFTRLHHAEYTAQMLKFQCHCQPSASPSTGSVTTKPALHDIRQLSVTLARSAGHTRALAMSAALEVAHSDSPSPSMAAVVQDMERLAEYTQRLSRQLDQCAEQIATQLQQDTEAAAQQCQVTQTLTQAAQEAEQVIEQLTDQARHMYKVIHHSTTTACLHAAKLEHAAWKSRLYKQLLSAQLDETIEDHQHCTLGQWYYLGDGKRYQKTAAYRALAGPHRRFHESGLEALRFARQGDHTGQLASLALMEEASLQLVQQLDQLIEYAVYEVPLATGYRSPLADAP; translated from the coding sequence ATGTTTGCTTTTATGCGTCCCTATCAAACCATTCGCCGTTTAGAGCAGGAAGTCACTGACCTCCAAGGGCAGTTGGATGCCGAAAGAGTATCCCACAGCTGCCGTGCCCTTAGTTTAATGACCCCGGTTGAGTCATTGAGCATGCTTCAAGCTAAAGGAGCGGATATGCTGGCGTCTATCAGCCAGGGCATGGAGGCTCACGCGGGTCAACTGGCGGCTGAGCGGGCCACTCTGGCCGATATGTTTACGCGCCTGCATCACGCCGAATACACCGCACAAATGCTGAAGTTCCAGTGTCATTGCCAGCCCTCAGCCTCACCTTCAACAGGCTCGGTTACCACTAAACCGGCGCTGCACGATATTCGTCAACTCAGCGTTACACTAGCGCGCAGTGCAGGCCACACAAGGGCATTGGCGATGAGCGCGGCTCTTGAGGTTGCCCACTCCGACTCCCCATCACCTAGCATGGCTGCCGTTGTGCAAGATATGGAGCGGTTGGCCGAATATACCCAGCGGTTATCCCGACAACTAGACCAGTGCGCTGAACAGATCGCCACCCAACTACAACAAGATACCGAAGCAGCAGCCCAACAGTGCCAGGTCACCCAAACGTTAACCCAAGCAGCGCAAGAGGCCGAGCAGGTTATAGAGCAGTTAACCGACCAAGCACGTCATATGTATAAGGTTATTCACCACAGCACCACAACAGCGTGCTTGCACGCTGCAAAACTTGAGCACGCTGCCTGGAAAAGCCGCTTGTATAAGCAGCTGCTTTCGGCACAGCTCGATGAAACAATCGAAGATCACCAACACTGCACCCTTGGCCAGTGGTACTACCTGGGCGATGGAAAACGCTACCAAAAGACCGCCGCTTACCGTGCCTTAGCCGGCCCCCATCGCCGCTTCCATGAAAGTGGCTTAGAAGCACTACGCTTTGCTCGACAAGGCGACCATACCGGACAGTTGGCATCGCTTGCCCTGATGGAAGAAGCGAGCCTTCAATTAGTACAGCAGCTAGACCAGCTAATTGAGTATGCAGTGTATGAAGTGCCGCTTGCCACGGGCTATCGCTCCCCCCTAGCCGATGCTCCTTGA